The genomic region TGCCTTCTGTAAAATTTCTTTACTCtgtaaaagcaaagcagaaattcTCCTCCAGGACATCCTGCCAATACAGTGCTGTAGAAATCATCCTCCATGTCCACTTCCTCGCCTCCAGAGCTACCATCCCTGCTTTACCCTGAGGGCAGGGGGCCTGCACGTCTCCCTCCACACTGCTGACTGTGCAATACAGTAAGAGCTGTGTGGAGTTCACCTCAGCATCTCTACTTGTACAGCACACACACTGAGTACAGCACACAAGATCCTGAGTATAgatgcctgtgctatacagggaCAAGGGGCTCCACCACTCTGTTGTACGCCTGAAACTCACATGGTAAGgtaaatcaatgatacttcaaTTTCAAAAAGCACAtgtgttaaaaatacaaaacaaagaaaaaattggtCTTTTGTGATCACATCAGAGTTGAACTCTCCATGTGTTTCTCCACAGCACGCCCAATACAGCCACGGCGCTCCACACCCAAGAGGGCCCACACACCTTGTATTCATTCTCCAGCACCAAGAATCGAAGCTCAAATGGCTGGCCTGGCACGAAAGGGTCAGAAAacattctcttttcctcctgccatccCCCTTTCTGGAAACTGTTCATCACGACCATGCTGTTCGTGTAGACTCGGAAATGGAATGCAATGTCGCTGTCTTCCTCAATACCCGTGCAGAAATCCACCACAAGCTCTGGGTTCTTCCTGCAAAGACAAGAGGATAGCTCCTGCAGGCAGGCATTTACTGCAGACAACAACTTCCTCAGGAACAACCAcagtccttttttctctctctctccctctccctccttccccttccccctgccttctttctcaaaatatttatacCTTTCTCACTTtgctatctctctctcttttcctcccctgcctcccccgctcacacacacacacatagacacagacacacagaggaagGAAATCCCACCTGAAGTGTAATCTCACACTTTTGCATGAGACACCTCAGCTTATTCCGATGATTAAAGAAGATCAAGCAGTTTCCAATGAATGTCCCCAAGACATGCTAACACTCTCCCCTTGTGCTTCACCCTCCATCAGACATAAACCGGCCTCTACTCACCCACAAGAAGACTCAAGATTTCCCGTGATCTTCACCATGAAACCCACAGCCAGGGAAACAGACTGCTGATAGGGGTTCGGCTGTGGAGGAGACGGATGTGTCAGTGAGTGAAGAGCCCATGTTCTCTCTCCCACATCATTGCCCAAGCAGACTCAGGACACAAAACGTGATCTCTTCCTGCAGCTAAGAGACATTAGTATACCTCCAACAAGGAGACATTAATCCGAGTCCAGACATGCACTCAGAGGCACAGATACATATGTTATATACAAACCCTTCCAAACCCAGAGAAACAAGATGCAAAAGGACATACAATAACGCAAATCCAGTGAttcccactcacacacacacactccttcccATTCTCTACCAGTATGCACACAATGATTTGTGTCAAGGTGACCTGGCACCAGCAGCAGAGGTAATCAGATTCCTTCCTCCCATTTTTCATACCAAGCAGTCCATAGTCTCCATCTGGGCCTTTCTTCCCTGTTgaaactgtgtgtgtgagtctgtctGGAGAAGGTGCCCTATAAATGCCATTAGGAGGTGAATCACCCCTGACCCTTTCACTCAGGCTATAGAGCCCCACCCTCTGTTCTTCTGAAATTCATGATATAAAAAGTGTGTTCAGTCCACACTATCCAAAGTCCCCTGTGATAATAAGAAGTGGGTTCAAACTgtactcacttcagttcagttcagtcactcagtcgtgtctgactctttgcaaccccatgaatcgcagcacgccaggcctccctgtccatcaccaactcccggagttcactcaaactcatgtccatcgagtcggtgatgccatccaaccatctcatcctctgtcatccccttctcctcctgcccccaatccctcccagcatcagggtcttctctaatgagtcaactcttcatatgaggtggccaaagtattggagtttcagctttagcatcattccttccaatgaacacccaggactgatctcgtttagaatggactggttggatctccttgcagtccaagggactcgcaagagtccgctccaacaccacagttcaaaagcatcaattcttcggcactcagctttcttcacagtccaactctcacatccatacatgaccacaggaaaaaccatagccttgactagacggacctttgaacCATCTTCATAATAAGATTTGTTGACAAGTCCTGGACTTTCTGCTAGAGTTTTATTAATTTCAGTTACTTCTCCTGATAGAGAATAGAGTTCACTAGGAGCTTTCACACTTTCCAAGCACCAAACTCCTCTTGTTTGTTCAATTTCAACCCAACTTAAGGCAGACTACGGTAAACATCTCCCAAAGCTTCCTGTGCAAAATTGCTGATTCCCAGTGCTTCAACACCGTTTTCTGTTGTAACCCATTCGTGGTTTTCTGTGAATTTCCGCACCGACAGCAGAGCGAGGCCAGTGCGCAGTGCTCGGACAGCACCCGCCCATAGTCCCCAGGGCCGCGGCGAGCAGGGCGCATGTGATGCCGAGATGGCGTGCAGGCTGCCAACCGCCGCCCGCACTCTCCGCACTGTTTGCAGCGCCGTGTTCCCAGGCGTGCAGAGGGTCTCCGCGCGGCACTTAGCGCACCTGGGCTCGCGGGGCAGCCCCGCcaattcaagatttttaaaagactgaaatcgTAAACAGTATGTTGAGCACAACAGGAACTAAATTAAAATcaacaacagaagaaaatttgggaaattcaCAAATGTGTGGAAACTGAACAATAGTCTCCTGAAGAATCAActggtcaaagaaaaaaatcaggagaaagattttaaaatattttgagataaatgaaaacaaaagcacacaACTTATGAGGTGCAGCACAAGCACTGTTAGCAAGGAAATTTAAGAGTTGTAAATGACTatattaacaaaaatgaaaaacttaaataACTTAACCTTCCACTTTAAGAAACTAGAAGAGCAAACTAAATCCAAAACAagcagaaagaaatcataaagatgaaaacagaaatgaaacagagaggaggaACAGACAAAATCAAGAATCAAAAGTTGGTTCCTTGAGAAGATTAACAAAACTGACAACCGTTAGGGAGACtgaccaagaaaaaagagagaaagctcaAATTATTTGCAATTGtcaaagaaactatttttaatgTCTATTAGAACTTACAAACATTCAGCAAAGTTACTGGACAACATGGAACCATTGGCATTCTTATACACCAACCCAAGAGTCCCATGTGCCTGGCCTGTTCAATGTCCATTGATTAAAGAGGCTAAGAACCCTGGTTGGTAACACCTATAAATCTCCCTAGTCATCCCTCCCCACTGCCTCGACTTGCTCACTGACCTGACTTGCTCACTGCCCCAAGTAAACTccatttaaaatttctcatttagTCACAGTTTCACTAGCTACATCTATAAACAATTGGGGCGGGGGGGACTATAAACTTATgtaatttaaagaaaactgaCACATACATCACATTAATACAGGAGAAAGATCCATTTTAAAGATTCCAGTTCTTCCCTAAATTAATCTAAGAATTCATGAATTCCTAAGCAAAATCCCAGTAAGCTTTCAGAGAAATTCTCAAACTGACTCAAAACTTCACAGACACTGTAAAGTCCAAAGAGAACTGAGACAATCTCGAAGAATGAGGAAGGAGATTCAAGCTCATTCACTGTCAATAAATCACATATTAAAGTGTTTGATATAAATATAGTAAGACAACATGCACTGGTGCAGATAAGCAAATAAATTAATAGGAAAGAACAGAGGTGGGACTTagctggtgatccagtggttaagaatcctccctTTCCACTGCAGGGtccatggattccatccctggtcagaaaactaggatcctgtgggaagggaggcagggggagggaggaCTGTCCAGATGCAGACCCAAGCACAGAGGTGGCATTACAAGAGGGTCTGGAAGACAGTTCCCCTAGAAGTTAGGAGCAGTCTGGGATGAAAGTTTTGGAGTTACAACTGTAGGGTaggcagagaagcctgccagAGACTTAGATTTAAGACGAAGGGCAAAGGGGAAGGTAGTGTGGAGAAAGAAACGTGAAGGACAGAGGCTgggagaaacaaaatgaaagagcGGGAGAAGGAGAAAGGTAAAGTGGATGTGGGGAACGGAAAGAGAAGACAGCAGGGGAAAAGACCAAGAAGGAGAAGGaacagagaggaaagagggaaggggaaagaaaagctggaaagagaaaagcagatgGGAAACGCAAAGAGGTGCAAACGCATATGGGGTAACAGCAGACACGGGAGGGCCGTATCAGGTTTCCAGCACCAAAAGTTGtagttttctaaaacaaaataggGTCTGAGACACTGATGCTGAGTGTGTCTTACCAAGAATTACTTGACTAAGATTCAAAGTATGAAGCAGCCGTTTTCATTTGTTGGGTACTAAgagcaacttcagttcagttcagttcagtcactcagtcgtgtctgactctttgcgaccccgtgaatcgcagcacgccaggcctccctgcccatcaccaactcccggagttcactcagactcacatccatcgagtcagtgatgccatccagccatctcatcctctgtcgtccccttctcctcctgcccccaatccctcccagcatcagagtcttttccaatgagtcaactcttcacatgaggtggccaaagtactggagtttcagcttcagcatcattccttccaatgaacacccaggattgatctcctttaggatggactggttggatctccttgcagtccaagggactcgcaagagtcttctccaacaccgcagttcagaagcatcagttcttcagtgctcagctttctttatagtctaactctcacatccatacatgactactggaaaaggcatagccttgactagacaaacctttgttggcaaagtaatgtctctgcttttttacatgctatctaggttggtcataacttttcttacgaggagtaagcatcttttaatttcatggctgcagtcaccatctgcagtgattttggagcctcaaaaaatgaagtctgacactgtttccactgtttccccatctgtttcccatgaagtgatgggaccagataccatgatcttagttttcttactgttgagctttaagccaacttttttactctcctctttcacttttatcaagaggctttttagttcctcttcactttctgccagaagggtggtgtcatctgcatatctgaggttattgatatttcatagGTTCAACCAACTTATTTTGTGTGCTACTTGAGGATATAGTTCAACTCAGCAAAATAAAGAACAAGAGGGAGGGgccttccctcgtggtccagaggttaagaacctGAGCTTCCCATGCATGGaggtatgggttcaattcctggtcaaaaACTAAGACCTCCCATGCCACCCagtgcaggggttggggggtggtggtCACAAACAAAGGGGAATTTGTGTGGAAGAAAGGAGAATCCACACAAGAGGGTGAGAAGGGGAGCTTCCAGGTTGAGTCCTATACAACAGGCCTGGAAAGCAAGCAGAGCTGATTCctggggggaggaaatggcaacccactccagtattcttgcctgggaaattctgtggacagaggaacctggtgggctacagtccatggaattgcagagtcaagacatgactgagtacacgtACATGTACATCTGCGAccaatataagaaataaattattggTGTCCAGAATACAACAAAAATGTTCTACTAAACCTCAaaggtggggcgggggaggggggtgaaTACTAGAAAATTGTCAAAGGAAAGAAGTAGGAAAttagcaaaagagaaaagcaaaatagactttaaaatagagTGAAGAGTCTCAATTTCATTGGTTAATAAAGAAATGGAACTGGATCAAATTTCATGTACCCACTATTACAAACATAAGGCCCAAAGTGGAGTCACTTATGCTCCACACTGCCAACAGACTTAATTTACAGTTTCAgctctcccagaaatggaatcttaaGCAGTCAGGAATTGCTCAATCAGTACTAGTTAGGTAACTGCCTGATAGACCCCTGCTATCTCATAAAGGGAAGTAACCCTGCAATAATCTGATTTCCCGCCTTGTATAACCTAGTTCCTATTCCCTTCTGCCTGTACAATACAAATCATTCATTTTACACAGCTCCTCTGAGCTCCTTTTGATATGCTAGACTGGATCCTGCCTGATTcatgaatcactgaataaagccaataaaatctttaaaatttactcagttgaattttgttttcagaacACCACCAATGGTTGACATTTAAAAGTATGacagtgccgggagccagcacgggagttcccactcatgacaaaggtcatgcggagaggCCTGATATGCAAAGACGAGTCAGGGCTCAAGGGGTCCCCATGGACCTGCccaagcatctaccccaaaaccaaaatctgtctgttttactactTCAcaactttcaccaactcttctgacattaatggggggctatccccgaccacctttctctgtaagaaaatcaacttaaaactctagttaataagtctcctgggcataataggagtgtttcaattcaaacccctctgatgactttctagcttgcctgacaggtttgttcagattcacagcctcccaaccatgagaggcacgggaagcttaagatattctaacaatgcagagcttcccagagaatagaactagtagaggatttctttgttgagctaatgcttgctgccaagtttccatatcccttacctactgtgtccctgggagtgtattgattaatatagttggtgtatagaaatgtaagtagtagctttaatgtttgtaaccttggacccttgagttaattcttttcttgttatagcccaccacacttctaacctataggaatgcagcttttatctaatgctttcggagggtggcgcctgactttagaataatcacctttagagaaaaataagttttctgaagaaagggtcataaaatgttaacaggcctcctggccagaagatgatgtaaatcacctaaagctattgcatatgataagtttgcagaaagaaagcctggcttcaataaggatcaaggactgctgaccttgcaagACTCTACccaccgcacccccccccccccttatcctctatgcacaacttaaggtataaaaactactttggaaaataaagtgcgggtcttgctcaccgaagcttggtctccccatgtcgttctttctctttccttttcctattcaggCTGATTCCATGGAGCCCAGGGGCTCTCTgcattcactttcctgcctgggcttctaagacccactcaagaaggtgcctaaggtggggcaccttccgcgattcgagagggcgcctgcggccttcgtgaacagagcaagtcccgtgctggggctttattggctttctgcgtaaaccaaggaatatcagcctcttttctctcctctattttcttaactgcaaaattctgCTATTCTTTTAATCGCTGACGCCGTCCTCccaagggaatccctggatccaaccggggctagACCCTGGTATGACAGTACCACTAGTTAAAAAGGAGGTGGAGACACAAAAACTTCCATTACTGGTGATGTAATTTTCTACTACATGTTAGATCACGAAAGGAATGTTCCCCAaagcttaaattatacataacagcccatctctgggaaccctCCCAGGTAATGATCATTAAGCTAAAATATCTTTGTTTACCATACAGAAAATATCTTAACAAGGCTCACCTGAGGATGAGGTGGGACGGTCATTAACACAGTCCCTCCAGAGGTTGATGGGAACCAGGAAGCCACACACGTACTCACAGATCAACACCTAGTCACAGATTtcttacacacactcacacacatagtCACACAGACATGCAGCTCCCCATGTCACACATGCCTCCCCACATTCTCACTCACTGTACATGAACATTGTGCTCCACTCTTACACACAGACTCATGAAGACAGATCCATAATCTCAGCCCcttgcactcatgcacacactcCCTCATCCCATTCAgtgcttcccccccaccccctgcaaagTGACAGTGTCTTGGTAGAGTTCACTCTCAGTCAGGTACCATCAAATGCTATTGCACTGGTCCCGGCTCCACACGATTCCCACAAGGATTCCACATAATAGATCCTCAAGGAGTCTCTCTTCCACACAACTCTCAATACAACATTCCAAGTAGAAATATACGTATTTTCATCTTACACActttcctatctcttcctcctccctttatCTGACCTGGGATCACTGAAGGCTGTGTCTTTTCAGCTCACCTGTTGCTCTGacattgttatatcttcctcagGGCAGCCCTTCCAAACTGTGTCCAGTTTTGTGGGTGAATCTTTTGGAGTTGCAGAATATAAGTGAATCCTGGCAGCCCCGCCCTCTGGCTTTGTTCCTGTTTGTAAGCCTCAGAGTTACCCAGCAGGGTGAAGGGGGATGTCAGAAGCAGATTCAGCCACAAGCATGTCCTTGAGCAGGGCATGTCTGTGGCACGGCAGGGACTGCGGTGAGGGTAATGCCAGGGCGGAGGGAGTAGCTGGGGAAACACAGAAGTAAAGGTGATGGAGCAAGGGGGTGGCTGAGTCTAAAATCCAGCCTTTGCGCCTCTTCCCAGGTCTTTACCCCACAGACAGAATCTACTCAAAAGGTGCACATTGTTATAATTTTCACAATGGCAAAGAATGGATGACCCTGGCTCAAAAGACATGAACTTCCCGAAGGCTTCCAAGCAAGGCAGCATTTGGGGTGAGAGCTGTAGGATGCGTGACTTCTTTCTGATTGGTTTTGGTGAAGTAATGGTGATgtttcaggaatttttttttttttttaatgtatttttggctgtgctgggtcttcattgctacctGGGTTTTTCCTCTAAGTTTCGGAGAGCAGGGACTACTTTCTAGTTTCAGcacactggcttctcattgtggtggcttctcttgttgcagagcacatgctctaggctgcacgggcttcagtggttgtggctccaaggctctagagcatgggctgagtagctgtggcacaccagcttagttgctccatggcaggtgggatcttcttggagtagggatcgaacccacatctcctgcattggcaggtggattctttactactgggccacctgggaagccctgtttgagGAGTcgaatcatcaaccttctggttccaaccactTGCTCCACATCATCCTCCACTTGAGTCTAGGTGTGAATTTCTGTAGAACAACTCAAAGATATGTGTCAGATTGTTTTATGTATCACGAGGAGGAGCTAGGATTCTGTTTATCGGTGAACCATTGTTTAAGCCATCATTACTGTTCTTCCTTCTCCCGTTTTTTCCTGCATTCCCTCACTTCCCTAATTAGTAACTGTCTGAGTCTGCTCTtcggaactcagggaaggccttagaaagaaactaaagcccttttcaacaaacaagaaacagggctTACAGAGGCTGTGTATGTACCTTGGAGGGGTCTGTTGTGGCCTGCTTGGTTTCAACACTCCCCACTTTTGTTTGACACTCCTCAATCCTGAAGTGGGACAAGAGAAGGAATACAGTTTTGAATAGAGAGGTCTGTTATAAACTTGGCAGGGAACTTGGTTTTACGAGGGCTTGGTTTCCCTGGGCATAAGTCCTCACTTCTGCCGATCCTGTGAAAGTACTGGCTGATCCTCAGCTGTCCCAAaatccttcccaggtggcacagtggtaaagagaccacctgccaatgcaggacccccgggtttgatccctgagttggaaagatcccctggagaaggaaatggcaacccattccagtatacttgcctggagaattccatgggcagaggagcctgggtttgaCATAAAATTGTAGGACTCTGGCTCAGAAAAGTTGAAGTAGATATCCTTGTTCCCACCGCATCCACTAAGCTAGTTTGACTAAGAATCCTAGAGAGtatatgtaagacaaataaaGAAGACTCTGGAAGGTGGAGAGAAAAAGACGGTGCAGCTGGGGACCCTGAGCCCCCAGAGCATCATGATGTTCCCCTATGACgcctcagttttcttcttgtCTCTTCTGTCCCAGACCGGATACTACAGTAGCTGGAAGTCTGTAAACCATTAACCATTAAATGCCCAAGTGGATGAAGAGAGAGGATTATACTCCTGAAATAATGCTTCCTGTTTAATTTGGGGGCCTAGTGTCCCTTGCTGGATGCTGATCACCCCTCCAGGTTACCTCccagtacacacacatgcacgcgcaCAGAAATCTGTATGGATGTCAGGATGATTTATATACACGCaacagtttgttgttcagttgctcagtcatgtctgactctttgcgaccccatggaccacaacacaccaggcttccctgtccttcaccatctcccagagcttgctcaaactcatgtccattgggttggtgatgccatccaaccatctcatgctctgtcagtccccttctcctcctgccttcagtctttctcaccatcagagtcttttccaatgattcggcTCTTTGCATtatgtgaccaaagtattggagcttcagcttaagcatcagtccttccaatgaatattcaggattgatttcctttaggaattgactggtttgatctccttgctgtccatggggctgtcacaaatcttctccaacaccacaatttgaacgcatcaattcttcagcgctaggccttctttatggtccaactctcacatccatacatgactacatgcAACAGTAAATATAAGATAAAGTTTGTTATCCATACAGTAAATAGTAAAGGGATTCCCCAAGGAGACAGCTCGGTTGGCGGGGAGTGAAGTCAGAGCAAAGTGGGGCAGCAGGCTTTGGCTTTATTGGTGAGGAGGTGGGTCCAGGCTCTGGGTTTATGAAGGGCCAGAAGTGCCTCTATTTCAAATTCCCCTGGTGTACACTTGGGCTTTGTTAATATGGTCCCAGAGATAGTAGGGATTAAGCAgagaaaggacaggggagcctgtccaGGACCCGACATTAGAGATGTTTGTCAacgtagggacttccctggtggtccagtggccaagaatgtgcttccgctgcagggggcacaggttcgatccctggttggggaaccaagatcccacatacctgttggtgcagccaaaaaaaaaaaaaaaaagatgtttataaatgtaaataacaTAAACACTATTGCACTTTGCCCCCATGCCAGCACACTCAGGCCTTCCTGCAGTGTAGAAGCAGTCCACCGTCCATCTTTGTCTCTGTCACAGCAGCTCAGGCCAGACCTGAATTATCCCTGCCCGTCTTTCGATCACACCTGGAATGTGCTCTGTCCACAAGTCCTATTGGCTCtgctttaaaattcttcaaggaTGGAGCACTGCTCATCACCTGACAGCTCAGTGAAGCCAGAGATTGTATCTGATACCTTCCTGTTGCATTCCCGTGTCCCTGAAATTGCCTTGCTCCTAGTAGATGCTTCAGAGTCATTTTATAATCCTTCCTTTAAATGAATGCCTTCTCTTCCCTCTGAAATAAAGCCTAGTTTTTTCAGAAATCCTCAGTAATTTCTATAGGTTAAGAAATTTCAACTGTTTCTTCAGAATCTTTTTATGATTAGCTAacctaaagaaaagtaaatagagaggtatttcatgtttaaaatttaatcagaataaggaagagaaaattctGGTGAAACCATGCTGAGATATCTTATCTTAGGATTTCATGCAAAAAGCATTTAGTAGCCCTGTCAACTTTGTCGTAATGCCAAGACAGTAGGAAACGTTAAACGATATAAA from Bos javanicus breed banteng chromosome 18, ARS-OSU_banteng_1.0, whole genome shotgun sequence harbors:
- the LOC133230589 gene encoding placental protein 13-like isoform X2, whose amino-acid sequence is MAFIGHLLQTDSHTQFQQGRKAQMETMDCLPNPYQQSVSLAVGFMVKITGNLESSCGKNPELVVDFCTGIEEDSDIAFHFRVYTNSMVVMNSFQKGGWQEEKRMFSDPFVPGQPFELRFLVLENEYKVFVNNESFCQFAHRLPLQSVKMLKVKGDTVLTSVDTF
- the LOC133230589 gene encoding placental protein 13-like isoform X3 codes for the protein MSEQQPNPYQQSVSLAVGFMVKITGNLESSCGKNPELVVDFCTGIEEDSDIAFHFRVYTNSMVVMNSFQKGGWQEEKRMFSDPFVPGQPFELRFLVLENEYKVFVNNESFCQFAHRLPLQSVKMLKVKGDTVLTSVDTF